The nucleotide sequence TGGCGGATGCCGACGACGGCGGCGAGCGGGTCGGCGACGGCGAGCGTGTAGATGGCGACCAGCGCGGCCGGCTTGGGGACGGTGAGAATCGTCAACAGCACGGCGATCGCATAGGGGATCATCGCCGATTCGCGCACCCGCTCCTCGGCGCGCACGAGCAGGCGGTTCACCCACGGCGCGCGGCGCGCGACGGCCTCCGGATACGCGATCCGGACGCGATCGACGACGTAGACGACGCACGCGATCGTCCCGAAGACGTGGATCACCTGCTCGTGCGTGAAGAAGAGGGTGTAGGCCGTGGCAGTCGACACCCCATTCACGACATGGAAGAGCCGCCGTCCGAGCTGCAGGTCGTGGCGCGTGGCTACAGGCGCGCGGTCGGCGAGAGCGGGGTCCGGCTCGTCGGGGGTCACAGCTCGGTGATGTCGGAGCGGGGCAGGGGACGCAAGCATCGCACGCCGACGCGCCACAACCGTCGAAGCCGAGCCCGCCGGGCCGCCTGCGCTCACGCCTGGTCGGCGTCGCGCTCCCAGGTGGCGAAGAGGCTCCCGTCGCGATCCGACCAGGCGTAGGAGGCGCGGCCGCCGAAGGTCTTCTTGAGAGTCGTCCGGTGTGCGAGCTTCTGCGAGGTCGTGATCACCTCGAGCCGGCCGGCGTCGCCCTCGACCTCGTGTCTCCCAGCGCGATCACGAAAGCAATCCCACCGTCGCGGGCTCAGCCACTGACGGCCCGCATGCTCCGGACGCCGCCCGCCACGAGCACGCGGGAGCGTACTGAGCGGACGCCCGGGCGCCGTTGCCGCGACCCGCCCGGGCCGGCTACCCTCGCGCCCCCATGGCGCGTACCGTCCTCACCACGGGCGCGAACTCCGGCATCGGGCTCGCCACCGCCCTCGAGCTCGCGCGGCGCGGCTTCCGCTCCGTCGGCAGCGTGCGCTCGGAGGCGAAGGCGCGCGCGCTCAAGCGGGCGGCGGCCGCCGCGGGCCTCGAGGTGGAGACGGTGCTCCTCGATGTCACCGACGCCGCGCGCTGCCAGTGGATGATCGACGACCTCCGACCCTGGGGGCTCGTCAACAACGCCGGCTACACGCTCAACGCCGCGGTCGAGGACGTGGGGGACGCGGAGGCGCGCCGGCTCCTCGAGACGATGGTCATGGCGCCGATGCGGCTCGCCCGCCTCGCGCTCCCCCACATGCGCGCGGTGGGCGGCGGGCGGATCGTCAACGTCTCCTCGATCTACGGCCGCACGACGACGCCGCTCACCGGCTGGTACCAGGGCGCCAAGCACGCCCTCGAGGGGCTCAGCGACGCGCTCCGCATGGAGGTCGCCGGCGACGGCATCGCGGTCATCCTGGTCGAGCCCGGGGGCTTCCGCACCCGCATCTGGGAGGAGGCCGAGCGCGAGGCGGAGAGCCGGCAGGGCTCGCGTTACGCCACCGCCTACCGGCGCTCGCGCACCGGCATACGCCTCTGGCAGCCGTTCATGGGCGACCCGGCGAGCGTCGCCGCGGTGATCGGGCGGGCGCTCGGCGCCTGGTTCCCCTGCGCCCGCTACCTCGTCGGCTACGACGCGCAGGTCCTCGCGCTCGCCGATCAGCTCGTGCCGACCGTCGTGCGCGACCGCATCGCGCGCCTCACGCTCGGGCTCTGACCGTGCCCCGCGCCCGCGCCAACGGCATCGAGCTCGAGTACGAGCTCTTCGGCTCCGAGGGCGGGCGGCCGCTCGTCCTGATCATGGGGCTCGGCGCGCAGATGATCCTCTGGGACGAGGAGTTCTGCGCCGCCCTCGCCGCGCGCGGCCACCGCGTGATCCGCTTCGACAACCGCGACGTCGGGCTGTCGACGAAGATCGACGGCTGGCGCGCGCTCGACCTGGCCGCGGCGATGGCGGCGGCCGCGCTCGGCCGCCCGGTGGCCGCGCCGTACACCCTCTCCGACATGGCGGCCGACGCCGCGGGGCTGCTCGACGCGCTCGGCATCGCGGCCGCACACGTCGTCGGCGCCT is from Deltaproteobacteria bacterium and encodes:
- a CDS encoding SDR family NAD(P)-dependent oxidoreductase, which produces MARTVLTTGANSGIGLATALELARRGFRSVGSVRSEAKARALKRAAAAAGLEVETVLLDVTDAARCQWMIDDLRPWGLVNNAGYTLNAAVEDVGDAEARRLLETMVMAPMRLARLALPHMRAVGGGRIVNVSSIYGRTTTPLTGWYQGAKHALEGLSDALRMEVAGDGIAVILVEPGGFRTRIWEEAEREAESRQGSRYATAYRRSRTGIRLWQPFMGDPASVAAVIGRALGAWFPCARYLVGYDAQVLALADQLVPTVVRDRIARLTLGL